A single Glycine soja cultivar W05 chromosome 14, ASM419377v2, whole genome shotgun sequence DNA region contains:
- the LOC114383788 gene encoding uncharacterized protein LOC114383788, giving the protein MVSPRKIYQSSFPRWYNPYATYAYHGGVSGHSIEQCVALKHKVKSLIDAGWLTFQDDSPNVRTNPLPSHGESAVNVVEECGPQRPKQMEDVVTSRRFILEALHEAGIICLDGGKGNACLIHLGAAHDVEACPVVEDLLQGMMDQGLFEVCGTRKGEQDVCMQSADKSPSKPRPLVIHFTKDAATQMPRGFQPIPVKKSVLFPYKSDKAVTWRYGPQRPNGRKDESVLDDLSSAKVTNISSTSGITLSGRIFVAPEPPMRSKDPKGKAKAGVEESGKASLILDEEVLARRFAKEEEDFSIKGISAEEATEFLRIIQQSEFKVIEQLNKTPAGISLLGLLMSFKPRQALLVKILNEAHMAQDISVKGFGGIINNITANNYLTFADEEIPVEGQGHNRTLHVSVKCLDHIVAKVLINNGSSLNVMPKATLDKFPFDTSHLRPSSMVVRAFEGSCRDVRVEIDLLIQIGPHVCQITFQVTDINPAYSCLLG; this is encoded by the coding sequence ATGGTGAGCCCTAGGAAGATCTACCAATCTTCTTTCCCTCGATGGTACAACCCCTATGCAACTTACGCTTATCATGGGGGTGTCTCGGGGCATTCAATAGAACAATGTGTGGCCCTCAAACATAAGGTCAAGAGTTTGATCGATGCGGGGTGGCTGACATTCCAAGATGACAGCCCAAACGTAAGGACGAATCCTCTTCCCAGTCATGGGGAATCGGCAGTTAATGTGGTGGAGGAGTGTGGACCTCAGAGGCCGAAGCAGATGGAAGATGTGGTAACCTCTAGGAGGTTTATATTAGAAGCACTGCACGAGGCGGGCATTATTTGCCTTGACGGGGGCAAGGGAAATGCTTGCTTAATACACCTGGGGGCAGCACACGATGTAGAGGCATGCCCTGTGGTAGAGGATTTGCTACAAGGGATGATGGACCAAGGCCTGTTTGAAGTTTGTGGCACAAGGAAGGGGGAGCAAGATGTGTGCATGCAATCGGCTGATAAAAGCCCGAGTAAGCCCAGGCCATTGGTGATCCACTTTACCAAAGATGCTGCCACGCAAATGCCCCGAGGCTTCCAGCCTATCCCGGTTAAGAAGTCAGTCCTTTTCCCCTACAAGAGTGACAAGGCAGTCACTTGGAGGTACGGCCCTCAGAGGCCCAACGGAAGGAAGGATGAGTCCGTCTTAGATGATCTATCCTCTGCCAAGGTCACAAACATCTCTAGCACAAGCGGCATAACTCTTAGTGGGCGGATCTTCGTGGCACCCGAGCCGCCGATGCGGTCCAAGGACCCGAAGGGAAAAGCGAAGGCAGGCGTGGAAGAGAGCGGCAAGGCGAGCCTGATTCTGGATGAAGAGGTCCTAGCCAGAAGGTTTGCTAAGGAAGAAGAGGACTTCAGCATAAAAGGAATATCCGCTGAAGAAGCAACCGAGTTCCTGCGCATCATCcagcagagcgagttcaaggtaATTGAACAACTCAATAAAACCCCTGCTGGGATCTCCCTGTTAGGACTACTCATGAGCTTTAAGCCTCGTCAGGCGCTTTTGGTTAAGATCTTGAATGAAGCCCACATGGCCCAAGACATATCTGTGAAGGGTTTTGGGGGCATCATCAACAATATTACCGCCAACAATTACCTCACATTCGCCGACGAGGAGATACCCGTTGAGGGCCAGGGACACAATAGGACCTTACATGTATCCGTCAAGTGTTTGGACCACATCGTGGCCAAGGTGCTTATTAACAATGGCTCGTCACTCAATGTCATGCCCAAGGCTACTTTGGACAAATTTCCTTTTGATACGTCACACCTAAGGCCAAGCTCCATGGTGGTGCGGGCTTTTGAAGGCAGCTGCCGGGATGTAAGGGTGGAGATTGATCTCTTAATTCAGATTGGACCCCACGTCTGCCAAATCACTTTCCAAGTGACGGATATCAACCCAGCCTATAGCTGCCTATTAGGCTGA